Proteins from a single region of Alloscardovia omnicolens:
- the efp gene encoding elongation factor P, with product MAQTSNDIKNGSVINLDGKLWSVIEFQHVKPGKGPAFVRTKIKEVLTGKIVDKTFNAGMKMEFETVDNRTLQYSYKDGDSFVFMDMTTYDQVFIPETLIGDSEKFLLEGTDCIVSFHDGNPLSVELPASVVLTVSHTEPGLQGNRSSAGTKPATMETGAEIQVPLFINEGDRLKVDTRSGDYLGREN from the coding sequence GTGGCACAGACTTCTAATGACATTAAGAATGGTTCCGTTATTAATCTTGATGGTAAGTTGTGGAGCGTTATTGAGTTCCAGCATGTGAAGCCAGGTAAAGGACCAGCTTTCGTGCGTACAAAGATTAAGGAAGTTCTCACCGGCAAGATTGTTGACAAGACTTTCAACGCTGGCATGAAGATGGAATTTGAAACTGTAGATAACCGCACTCTGCAGTATTCCTACAAGGATGGCGACAGCTTCGTTTTCATGGACATGACCACTTACGATCAGGTCTTCATTCCTGAAACTCTTATTGGCGATTCTGAGAAGTTCTTGCTCGAAGGTACTGATTGCATCGTATCCTTCCATGACGGTAATCCTTTGTCTGTAGAGCTTCCAGCATCTGTTGTTTTGACCGTTTCTCACACTGAACCAGGCTTGCAGGGCAACCGTTCTTCTGCAGGAACTAAGCCAGCAACAATGGAAACTGGTGCTGAAATTCAGGTTCCACTGTTCATTAACGAAGGCGATCGTTTGAAGGTAGATACTCGCTCTGGCGACTACCTTGGACGTGAAAATTAA
- the nusB gene encoding transcription antitermination factor NusB yields MARSTARKRALNTLFEADLRGQEFTDLLDQRIAYPGAQTPLPDYAIEIVQGVASHRRTLDKALGDALESWEVKRMPAIDRNLARMAAWEIVYNDEIPAGVAINEAIALAKTYAGDDTPDLLYGVLSTVEKKAEDIRTEEIEWQQQRAAEAAEAEAAEAAAQAEHDSDDSVSDGNSHADADTISTVQASDASDASDGEEESGKSLSDLSFTDFNTDNSIDNVFETHSSSADISSAEDDTDKALHSDN; encoded by the coding sequence ATGGCACGTTCCACTGCTCGTAAGCGCGCACTCAATACGCTATTTGAAGCTGATTTGAGAGGTCAGGAATTTACTGACCTCCTCGATCAGCGCATTGCGTATCCTGGCGCTCAAACTCCACTTCCGGACTATGCTATTGAGATTGTTCAAGGCGTGGCGTCGCATCGTCGTACTTTGGATAAAGCTCTTGGTGATGCTCTTGAGTCTTGGGAAGTTAAACGTATGCCTGCAATTGACCGTAATTTAGCGCGCATGGCTGCATGGGAAATTGTTTATAACGATGAAATTCCTGCAGGCGTAGCTATTAATGAGGCTATTGCTTTGGCTAAGACTTATGCGGGTGATGATACGCCTGATTTACTTTACGGTGTGCTGAGCACTGTAGAGAAGAAGGCTGAAGACATTCGCACTGAAGAAATTGAATGGCAACAGCAACGTGCAGCCGAGGCAGCTGAAGCTGAAGCTGCTGAAGCAGCTGCGCAAGCAGAGCATGACTCAGATGATTCTGTTTCTGATGGTAATTCTCATGCTGATGCCGATACTATAAGCACCGTCCAAGCATCCGACGCATCAGATGCATCTGATGGTGAAGAAGAAAGTGGAAAATCGCTTTCTGATCTTTCTTTCACAGATTTTAATACTGACAACAGTATTGACAACGTCTTTGAAACACACAGTTCGTCTGCAGATATTTCTTCTGCGGAGGATGACACAGATAAGGCGTTACACTCCGATAATTAA